In Candidatus Methanosphaera massiliense, the following are encoded in one genomic region:
- a CDS encoding 50S ribosomal protein L40e — protein sequence MAKFEEAENRMFNIKICLKCNARNPATAKSCRKCGYTGLRYKAKEPRG from the coding sequence ATGGCAAAATTTGAAGAAGCAGAAAACAGAATGTTTAACATAAAAATCTGTTTAAAATGTAATGCTAGAAACCCTGCTACAGCAAAATCATGCAGAAAATGTGGATACACAGGTTTAAGATACAAAGCAAAAGAACCAAGAGGATAG
- a CDS encoding acyltransferase has translation MKRILYIDYLKTLAIFGVIAIHLSSKYITHYTLNSSLWFSGLFVESMFRFSIILFVMASGILLIKKNQTIDDIPRRLKRIGIPFIGWFLIYFIIKMSMKYSLTYIISNIFNLLIISILDPTILTVEFWFIYMLIGLYLASPIICSWIRNAEIREIEYFLVIWLITIFIKMLPYNDNIIIYMNMFFGYVGYFILGYYLINKDSELLKSRKFGAVLYIIGTLMTFMGVIAASNFIGELELTFMPLGDLTINACLQAVGMFLIIKNTDFSIIWGKYSDKINRKITLISNLTLGIYLTNVLLINALDKIGIYDISISPFINIPILTVIVVFMLMIILLIMYRIPYVNKLTGIA, from the coding sequence ATGAAAAGAATTTTGTATATTGATTATTTAAAAACTCTTGCTATTTTTGGTGTCATTGCAATACATCTAAGTTCGAAATATATAACACACTATACTCTAAATTCTAGTTTATGGTTTAGTGGACTGTTTGTTGAATCAATGTTCCGATTTAGTATAATTTTATTTGTCATGGCTTCAGGTATTCTACTTATAAAAAAAAATCAGACAATAGACGATATTCCACGACGTTTAAAAAGAATAGGTATACCATTTATAGGATGGTTTCTGATATACTTTATTATTAAAATGTCCATGAAGTATTCATTAACTTATATTATTTCAAATATTTTTAATCTATTAATTATATCAATTCTTGACCCTACTATACTAACTGTAGAATTTTGGTTCATCTATATGCTTATTGGATTATATCTTGCTTCACCAATAATATGCTCATGGATTAGAAATGCAGAAATACGTGAAATTGAGTATTTTTTAGTAATTTGGCTTATAACAATATTTATAAAAATGTTACCTTATAATGATAATATTATTATATATATGAATATGTTCTTTGGATACGTAGGATATTTTATTCTAGGATACTACTTAATTAATAAAGATTCAGAATTACTAAAAAGTCGTAAATTTGGTGCTGTATTATATATCATAGGCACTCTTATGACATTTATGGGAGTTATAGCTGCAAGTAATTTTATAGGAGAACTTGAATTAACATTCATGCCTCTTGGTGATCTTACTATTAATGCTTGTCTTCAAGCAGTGGGTATGTTCTTAATTATAAAAAATACTGATTTTAGTATTATATGGGGAAAATATAGTGATAAGATTAATAGAAAAATTACATTAATTAGTAATTTAACACTGGGAATCTATCTTACAAATGTATTACTTATTAATGCTTTAGATAAAATAGGAATTTATGACATTAGTATTAGTCCCTTTATCAATATTCCAATACTTACTGTAATTGTAGTATTTATGTTAATGATTATTCTTCTAATTATGTATAGAATACCCTATGTTAATAAATTAACAGGAATAGCATAA
- a CDS encoding Mur ligase family protein codes for MLVSVVGLGVEGQKATISLLKRGYSVYSSDINKNIDLKLLKETPLTNTDKLDLEIGSHNLDKIYKADAVSVSPSLFNKEICKNVIDRGIFISDILTKHKDIKTIAVTGTNGKTTTSHMIYHILKNQGYKVVIGGNGGGGFSGYNDLLLEANENEYDYMVIEVCDMTLAFCNYVFDIDMVVVTNIGCDHMNVHGTIEHYTEEVGEFIKNKPAILNWNDENLMKIKGESSDPLFFDTYNHPLNLFGKFNLQNAEAARVACNKLGIDNKKIIDALESFESVEGRTIKIKYKSNEIVSGKTDNVDALKAVLEEERFDILIIGTPRKNESCRYQILDYIKDYSPDTLIIFPGLEDTTYEYGQYLNNLGYTHDVLVIKKIKDIIKYIESKKETKIFIGGNGQEKITEITNLLKN; via the coding sequence ATGCTAGTAAGTGTTGTGGGATTAGGAGTTGAAGGACAAAAAGCAACAATATCACTATTAAAGAGAGGATATTCTGTTTATTCATCAGATATAAATAAAAATATTGATTTAAAACTCTTAAAAGAAACTCCATTAACTAATACAGATAAACTAGATTTAGAAATTGGTAGTCATAATCTTGATAAGATATATAAAGCAGATGCTGTTTCAGTAAGTCCTAGCCTATTTAATAAAGAAATATGTAAAAATGTGATTGACAGAGGCATATTCATCTCAGATATTTTAACAAAACATAAAGATATTAAAACAATAGCAGTTACTGGAACAAATGGAAAGACAACAACAAGCCACATGATATACCATATACTTAAAAATCAGGGCTATAAAGTAGTCATTGGTGGTAATGGTGGTGGCGGTTTTTCAGGATATAATGATTTACTATTAGAAGCTAATGAAAATGAATATGATTACATGGTTATAGAGGTATGTGATATGACATTAGCCTTCTGTAATTACGTGTTTGATATAGATATGGTTGTTGTAACGAATATTGGCTGTGACCATATGAATGTACATGGTACTATTGAACATTACACAGAGGAAGTAGGTGAATTTATAAAAAATAAACCTGCAATACTAAATTGGAATGATGAAAACCTTATGAAGATTAAAGGTGAAAGCAGTGACCCCCTCTTCTTTGATACATACAATCATCCATTAAATTTATTTGGTAAATTCAACCTACAAAATGCTGAAGCTGCGAGAGTTGCCTGTAATAAGTTAGGTATTGATAATAAAAAAATTATTGATGCTCTAGAATCATTTGAATCTGTGGAAGGCCGTACTATTAAAATTAAATATAAAAGTAATGAAATTGTATCTGGAAAAACAGATAATGTTGATGCTTTAAAAGCAGTTCTTGAAGAAGAACGCTTTGATATTCTAATCATTGGTACTCCTAGAAAGAATGAAAGTTGTAGATATCAGATACTTGATTATATTAAAGATTATTCACCAGATACATTAATTATATTCCCAGGACTTGAAGATACTACTTATGAATATGGACAGTACTTAAATAATCTAGGATATACTCATGATGTTCTAGTGATTAAAAAAATTAAAGATATTATTAAATACATAGAAAGTAAAAAAGAAACTAAAATATTCATTGGTGGAAACGGACAAGAGAAAATTACTGAAATTACTAACTTGTTAAAGAATTAA
- a CDS encoding phosphoglycerol geranylgeranyltransferase yields MNVEKYLNETLEDHKLHITLIDPDEQTPEEAVEIAKQAKEANTDAILVGGSITDQEELNLTVKSLKENIDLPIILFPGNISGVSKYADALLFMSLLNSTNPYWLTGAQALSAPAVKKMGIETIPMGYLIIEPGGTVGWVGDAKPVPRNKSDLAVAYALAAEFLGMRVIYLEAGSGADSHIPLDFIMKVKKATNLMVIVGGGIRTVEDAREVRDAGADIIITGTVVEETDDAYKKIKELTDAIH; encoded by the coding sequence ATGAATGTTGAAAAATATTTAAATGAAACTTTAGAAGACCATAAGTTACATATAACTTTAATTGATCCGGACGAACAAACTCCTGAAGAAGCAGTAGAAATTGCAAAACAAGCTAAAGAAGCAAATACTGATGCTATATTAGTTGGTGGGTCAATAACTGATCAAGAAGAATTAAACTTAACAGTAAAATCATTAAAAGAAAATATTGATTTGCCAATAATTTTATTCCCTGGAAATATTAGTGGAGTAAGTAAATATGCTGATGCATTATTATTTATGAGTTTATTAAATTCAACAAATCCTTACTGGCTCACTGGAGCTCAAGCACTCTCAGCACCAGCAGTTAAAAAAATGGGTATTGAAACAATACCTATGGGATATCTTATAATAGAACCTGGAGGAACTGTTGGATGGGTAGGTGATGCTAAACCAGTACCACGTAACAAATCAGACTTAGCAGTAGCTTATGCATTAGCAGCTGAATTTCTGGGGATGAGGGTTATTTACCTTGAAGCTGGGTCTGGTGCAGATTCACATATACCTCTTGATTTTATAATGAAAGTGAAAAAGGCAACTAATTTAATGGTTATTGTCGGTGGTGGAATAAGAACAGTAGAAGATGCACGTGAAGTAAGGGATGCAGGTGCAGATATTATTATCACAGGTACTGTTGTTGAAGAAACCGATGATGCTTATAAGAAAATCAAAGAGTTAACAGATGCTATACACTAA
- a CDS encoding NifB/NifX family molybdenum-iron cluster-binding protein, which produces MEKIAIAVRENGKKVEHFGKCEYFIIYKYDEKTHDIEYNNVIYSSKSHDTDSEEWEKSADSIDGVNIVICEKIGLKAKAEVERRGIKVIESEGFIEDILDDFINKEIKKDKVILP; this is translated from the coding sequence ATGGAAAAAATTGCAATAGCTGTTAGAGAAAATGGTAAAAAAGTTGAACATTTCGGCAAATGTGAATATTTTATTATATACAAATATGATGAAAAAACCCATGATATAGAATATAATAACGTCATTTACTCCTCAAAAAGTCATGATACTGATAGTGAAGAATGGGAGAAATCAGCTGATTCTATTGATGGTGTTAACATAGTTATTTGTGAAAAAATTGGATTAAAAGCTAAAGCTGAAGTCGAAAGAAGGGGTATTAAAGTTATAGAAAGTGAAGGCTTTATAGAGGATATTTTAGATGATTTTATAAATAAAGAAATTAAAAAAGATAAAGTTATTTTACCATAA
- a CDS encoding DUF367 family protein: MTRIVIYHSRECDPKRCTSIKLEKQNKVSITHNMRKIPYNAIVLDAEANKAVSREDRDKITKYGLSALDCSWKKLKKSSFNFKSKKNHRLLPFLVAANPVNYGKPCILSTAEALSATLYIVGYKDEARDLMNSFKWGPHFITLNENLLEAYSEAKNGTEIVKVQNEFLGGE; this comes from the coding sequence ATGACAAGAATTGTAATTTATCATTCACGAGAGTGCGATCCAAAAAGGTGCACTTCAATAAAATTAGAAAAGCAAAATAAGGTATCAATCACACATAACATGCGTAAAATACCATATAATGCAATAGTTTTAGATGCGGAGGCTAATAAAGCAGTATCTCGAGAAGATAGGGATAAAATTACAAAGTATGGATTATCAGCATTAGATTGCTCTTGGAAAAAATTAAAGAAATCATCATTTAATTTTAAATCTAAGAAGAATCATAGGTTACTTCCATTTTTAGTAGCAGCAAATCCTGTTAACTATGGAAAACCATGTATACTATCAACTGCTGAAGCATTAAGTGCTACTTTATACATTGTAGGTTATAAAGATGAAGCTCGTGATTTAATGAATTCATTTAAATGGGGACCTCATTTCATCACACTTAATGAGAATTTATTAGAAGCCTATAGTGAGGCAAAAAATGGTACTGAAATTGTCAAAGTACAAAATGAATTTCTAGGAGGAGAATAA
- a CDS encoding nucleotidyltransferase family protein encodes MDAIITAAGKNSRMIDDFKQRNKKPIHKLKLEINNKPILIHTIEKVVNADINNVTIALGHHKDEIYSLLKEYDLLDTVNIKINEDVNVGLSKTIENCIKDNLGEYYLFTAADQPTISTETINNMINTFKNAPNPKNTISVLARRKIGKLDSAEGLGMPFCCYGNLLYKYLANEDGNLNPILRKMIKNNVEFYGTPSRNELELKNINHYAEYEYIKEKLEK; translated from the coding sequence ATGGATGCCATAATAACCGCAGCTGGTAAAAATTCTAGAATGATTGATGATTTTAAACAAAGGAATAAAAAACCCATACACAAATTAAAATTAGAAATTAATAATAAACCTATTCTCATACATACAATTGAAAAAGTAGTTAATGCAGATATAAACAATGTCACTATTGCATTAGGACACCATAAAGATGAAATATATTCATTACTCAAAGAGTATGACTTACTTGATACTGTGAATATAAAAATTAATGAAGATGTTAATGTTGGATTATCTAAAACTATTGAAAATTGTATTAAAGATAATTTAGGTGAATATTATTTATTTACTGCTGCAGACCAGCCAACAATATCCACTGAAACTATTAACAACATGATAAACACTTTCAAAAATGCACCTAATCCTAAAAATACTATTAGTGTATTGGCTAGAAGAAAAATTGGTAAATTAGATAGTGCTGAGGGACTAGGTATGCCCTTCTGTTGTTACGGTAACTTATTATACAAATATTTAGCTAATGAAGATGGAAATCTTAATCCAATATTACGTAAAATGATTAAAAATAATGTCGAATTTTATGGTACTCCTTCCAGAAATGAGCTTGAATTAAAAAATATTAATCATTATGCTGAATATGAATATATTAAAGAAAAATTAGAAAAATAA
- a CDS encoding TldD/PmbA family protein, translating into MDQLPESILKKLSDKVDHVEVYMEREESTDVDILNDKINHAKEENIIGLGIRVIKDQKQGFASTTNLNRIDETINQAINNIKINNRDENLGIIECTNNYPKVEGLYDKKLENIDLEEAIDYSKTLIELTQEKGCNPTAGGYGVGRSEVRIINSNGVDVSEETTSCGASISVNVEDNDVVSSAYYYDVSHNKNLDLEMVANKATQLALDSRNAKPTETRDTPVVLNHTAAVSLLNTFFSALNSENKQRGRSKFSNSLGEQVASENFTLIDDGTIPEALHSSLFDDEGTPTEKTILIQDGILENFIYDTYHARKDEDDVTTTANAARSGYSSVPSVGFTNLKLDFKESTPLEDIQRGVIVDSVMGAHTTNPITGDFSVEALNAFEIKDGSIDNPIKKAMISGNIFDIMKNAVAVEGETRQLGSCITPRILADNLRIIG; encoded by the coding sequence ATGGATCAATTACCAGAGAGTATACTAAAAAAATTATCAGATAAAGTAGACCATGTAGAAGTATACATGGAACGAGAAGAATCTACTGATGTAGATATATTAAATGATAAAATAAATCATGCAAAAGAAGAAAATATAATTGGATTAGGTATCAGAGTAATTAAAGACCAAAAACAAGGATTTGCATCAACAACTAACCTAAACAGAATAGATGAAACAATAAATCAAGCAATAAATAATATAAAAATAAACAATAGGGATGAAAATTTAGGAATAATTGAATGCACTAATAATTATCCTAAGGTAGAAGGATTATATGATAAAAAATTAGAAAATATAGATTTAGAAGAAGCGATAGATTATTCCAAGACTCTAATAGAATTAACACAAGAAAAAGGATGTAATCCAACAGCTGGGGGATATGGTGTAGGAAGAAGTGAAGTAAGGATAATAAATTCTAATGGCGTAGATGTATCTGAAGAAACAACATCCTGTGGTGCATCAATATCTGTAAATGTAGAAGATAATGATGTAGTATCTAGCGCATACTATTATGATGTAAGTCATAATAAGAATCTTGACTTAGAAATGGTAGCAAATAAAGCAACTCAACTAGCACTAGATTCAAGAAATGCAAAACCAACAGAAACAAGGGATACACCAGTAGTATTAAATCATACTGCAGCAGTATCATTATTAAATACATTCTTCTCAGCATTAAATAGTGAAAATAAACAAAGAGGACGATCAAAATTCTCAAATAGTTTAGGAGAACAAGTAGCTTCCGAAAATTTCACATTAATTGATGATGGAACAATTCCAGAAGCATTACACTCCTCACTATTTGATGATGAAGGAACACCAACAGAAAAAACAATACTAATTCAAGATGGAATACTAGAAAACTTTATCTATGATACATATCATGCAAGAAAAGATGAAGATGATGTTACAACCACAGCAAATGCCGCACGTTCAGGATACAGCTCTGTTCCATCAGTAGGATTTACAAATCTTAAACTAGACTTTAAAGAATCAACACCATTAGAAGACATACAAAGAGGAGTTATTGTAGATAGTGTAATGGGAGCACACACTACAAACCCAATTACAGGTGATTTTTCAGTAGAAGCACTAAATGCATTTGAAATAAAAGATGGTTCAATAGACAATCCTATTAAGAAGGCAATGATTTCAGGAAATATATTTGACATAATGAAAAATGCTGTTGCTGTTGAAGGTGAAACACGTCAACTAGGCTCATGTATAACTCCTAGAATATTAGCAGATAATTTAAGAATAATCGGATAG
- the hypD gene encoding hydrogenase formation protein HypD, with amino-acid sequence MKNLTRDIIKKIDEVKQPMKIMHVCGSHEHTIMYNGIRSMLPPEVQIVAGPGCPVCVVPAQEIDECVALAEQGVTVTIFGDMLRVPGTEKSLADVKSEGGDVRIVYGIGNAVELAKEIDNDVVFMAAGFETTAPTTANELLSNPPENFSVLSCHRLIPPTLDFLVHDEVKLDGLIEPGHVCTVIGTKPLEFLSEKYGIPQAVAGFNPLDILYAIYLILKQKKEGTPRIQNEYKRAVREEGNIKAQEAMDQVFRLTSKEWRGFPVIPNSVYDLKKEFDDHNARVKYDMDLPDSENVPKGCICGPILRGMARPEDCKLFRGECNPLHPIGACMVSKEGTCNIAYRYSKMDD; translated from the coding sequence ATGAAAAATTTGACAAGAGATATAATAAAAAAAATTGATGAAGTAAAACAACCAATGAAGATTATGCACGTATGTGGATCACATGAACATACAATAATGTACAATGGTATACGTTCAATGTTACCTCCTGAAGTTCAAATCGTAGCAGGACCTGGATGTCCAGTATGTGTAGTTCCTGCTCAGGAAATAGATGAATGTGTAGCATTAGCAGAACAAGGAGTCACTGTAACCATATTTGGAGATATGCTAAGAGTACCGGGTACTGAAAAATCTTTAGCTGATGTAAAATCAGAAGGTGGAGATGTAAGAATAGTATATGGTATTGGTAATGCTGTGGAATTAGCAAAAGAAATAGATAATGATGTAGTATTCATGGCAGCAGGATTTGAAACAACTGCACCAACAACAGCAAATGAATTACTAAGTAATCCTCCAGAAAACTTTTCAGTATTATCATGTCACAGATTAATACCACCAACACTAGATTTCCTAGTACATGACGAGGTTAAACTAGATGGTCTAATAGAACCAGGACACGTATGTACAGTAATAGGTACTAAACCATTAGAATTCTTATCTGAAAAATATGGAATACCACAGGCAGTAGCAGGATTTAATCCACTTGACATATTATATGCTATATATTTAATATTAAAACAGAAAAAAGAAGGTACTCCAAGAATTCAAAATGAATATAAACGTGCTGTAAGAGAAGAAGGAAATATAAAAGCACAAGAAGCAATGGATCAAGTATTTAGATTAACTTCTAAAGAATGGAGAGGATTCCCAGTAATACCAAACTCAGTATACGACCTTAAAAAGGAATTTGATGACCATAATGCAAGGGTAAAATATGATATGGATCTTCCAGATTCAGAAAATGTACCAAAAGGATGTATTTGTGGACCAATTCTCAGAGGTATGGCAAGACCAGAGGATTGTAAATTATTCCGTGGGGAATGCAACCCATTACACCCTATAGGGGCATGTATGGTAAGTAAAGAAGGAACTTGTAATATAGCATACAGATATTCTAAAATGGATGACTAA
- a CDS encoding DUF116 domain-containing protein: protein MDLNLFTLIGEIVVICILVVLVLMIITSVLGLILLKNKKLVFPRILLFTLNITYPSLKSILKLLQFDDLAIDRISIDLRNRLNKDKFKELNSEDVIVVLPHCLRSTDCPAKLGTSGLECLKCGKCPIGIFKEICDKKNIGVYIVPGSTFMKNIIRKREFKGVIGVACPVDLNNAMTTLENYVTQGVYLLNDGCINTLVDVDEVIDLINVTKPVTTYTKEDFM, encoded by the coding sequence ATGGATTTGAATTTATTTACTCTGATTGGAGAAATAGTTGTTATTTGTATTCTTGTAGTTCTTGTATTAATGATTATTACAAGTGTTTTAGGACTTATTCTTTTAAAGAACAAGAAATTAGTATTTCCAAGAATACTCTTATTTACACTTAATATTACATATCCATCATTGAAGAGTATTCTTAAATTACTTCAATTTGATGATTTAGCAATTGATAGAATTAGTATTGATTTACGTAACCGATTAAATAAAGATAAGTTTAAAGAATTAAATAGTGAAGATGTAATTGTTGTCTTACCGCATTGCCTTCGATCTACAGATTGTCCTGCTAAACTTGGAACATCCGGACTTGAATGTTTAAAATGTGGTAAATGTCCTATAGGTATATTCAAGGAAATATGTGATAAGAAGAATATAGGAGTGTACATTGTACCCGGTTCTACATTCATGAAGAATATTATAAGAAAACGAGAATTCAAAGGAGTTATCGGTGTGGCATGTCCAGTAGATCTTAATAATGCCATGACCACATTAGAAAACTATGTAACACAGGGAGTTTATTTATTAAATGATGGTTGCATCAACACTCTAGTTGATGTTGATGAAGTTATTGATTTAATAAACGTGACGAAACCCGTTACTACATACACTAAAGAAGATTTCATGTAA
- a CDS encoding zinc ribbon domain-containing protein, producing MFCRKCGTELSENDNFCFKCGTPVEKQDEAENTQTKTVKETPKKVKDEFDELLDLNVEESDDDNVIWEEAPIDDTLILDEFDDFEEVAPVEEVAESNTEETPIKEPVIEPEKEEDTPKSEESDSKQETQVQSDDDLEKLLETNDDVEEVVSDVDEEVVLDDIVFDDGDVVSDIFEDEIIETPIVEEEEKPKEEPKEEPKEKPKEEPKEEPKEEPKEEPKEEPKKEPEKESKEESKEKPKEHKYDDLEALLESDDDKLPDKKELETKDAGSIKQSIKEKSTKKDEKPKEQKESIESKFNKNFDEDDFDLDLDDNVNSLSSKVVTILIVILILIIAAVIAMVLIQYMGI from the coding sequence ATGTTTTGTAGAAAATGTGGAACAGAACTTAGTGAAAATGATAATTTTTGTTTTAAATGTGGAACTCCTGTAGAAAAACAAGACGAAGCAGAAAATACACAGACAAAAACAGTTAAAGAAACACCAAAAAAAGTTAAAGATGAATTTGATGAACTTCTAGATTTAAATGTTGAAGAATCTGATGATGATAACGTTATCTGGGAAGAAGCACCAATTGATGATACATTGATACTTGATGAATTTGATGACTTTGAAGAAGTAGCACCAGTGGAAGAAGTTGCTGAATCAAATACAGAAGAAACACCAATTAAAGAACCAGTAATAGAACCCGAAAAAGAAGAAGATACTCCAAAATCTGAGGAATCTGATTCAAAACAAGAAACTCAAGTACAATCAGATGATGATCTTGAAAAACTTCTAGAAACCAATGATGATGTAGAAGAAGTAGTTTCAGACGTTGATGAAGAAGTAGTTTTAGATGATATAGTATTTGATGATGGAGATGTAGTATCTGATATCTTTGAAGATGAAATCATAGAAACACCTATCGTTGAAGAGGAAGAAAAACCTAAAGAGGAACCTAAAGAGGAACCTAAAGAAAAACCTAAAGAGGAACCTAAAGAAGAACCTAAAGAGGAACCTAAAGAGGAGCCTAAAGAAGAGCCTAAAAAAGAACCTGAGAAAGAATCTAAAGAGGAATCTAAGGAAAAACCTAAAGAACATAAATACGATGATTTAGAAGCATTATTAGAATCAGATGATGATAAACTTCCTGATAAAAAAGAACTAGAAACAAAAGATGCTGGTTCTATTAAACAATCTATAAAAGAAAAATCAACTAAAAAAGATGAAAAACCAAAAGAACAGAAAGAATCCATAGAATCAAAATTCAATAAAAACTTTGACGAAGACGATTTTGATTTAGATTTAGATGATAACGTAAACAGTTTATCCAGTAAGGTAGTTACAATATTAATTGTAATCTTAATTTTAATCATTGCAGCTGTTATTGCAATGGTTTTAATACAATATATGGGAATTTAA
- a CDS encoding DUF169 domain-containing protein → MSSITPEDYKELSQNLKLSLGIKKNPVAIKLFQSKDEAAEILPKFDDKVRHCRMINIVATEGRSFYSTLDEMACNVGAAVLGLQDVKLKVEHSEPDKEAVGYAPLEDAPFDVDAIVLYCNVMQAYEFTTTYRKATGNRINADFAGTQALCSEAVIIPSHNNRPNISFGCMGSRNDGKLEPDELVIGLTLDDAKAISDYVNAMNEI, encoded by the coding sequence ATGAGTTCAATAACCCCAGAAGATTATAAAGAATTATCACAGAATCTTAAACTTTCATTAGGTATAAAAAAAAATCCAGTAGCAATAAAGTTATTCCAATCAAAGGATGAAGCAGCAGAAATCTTACCAAAATTTGATGATAAAGTAAGACATTGTAGAATGATTAACATAGTAGCTACAGAAGGAAGATCATTTTACTCAACTTTAGATGAAATGGCTTGTAATGTAGGTGCTGCTGTATTAGGTTTACAAGATGTTAAATTAAAAGTAGAACATTCAGAGCCAGATAAAGAAGCAGTAGGATATGCACCATTAGAAGATGCACCTTTCGATGTCGATGCTATAGTATTATACTGTAATGTAATGCAAGCATATGAATTTACAACCACATATCGTAAAGCAACAGGTAATCGTATAAATGCAGATTTTGCAGGAACACAAGCATTATGTTCTGAAGCAGTAATAATACCATCCCATAATAACAGACCAAATATATCATTTGGATGTATGGGTTCAAGAAATGATGGTAAATTAGAACCTGATGAATTAGTAATAGGATTAACCCTAGATGATGCAAAGGCAATAAGTGATTATGTAAATGCAATGAATGAGATTTAA